The Desulfovibrio sp. TomC genomic sequence GATGATTGTATTTTGAAAAAAGTGTGTTGCCCCGGCCTGCGAAGGTTTGCCGGCAACAGATCCTTTTCCCGTAACCCCCTTTAAAAGCTTTTGGGGAAGGTGGGGGTCTGGGGGAGGGAACCCCTTTTTCCCCAAAAGGGGTTCCCTCCCCCAGGTCTTCCTCCTTCTCCACCATCAATAAGGACTCACATATGCGCATATTCGTACCGGCGATGGGTCGGGTGAATACGAAGAATCGGGACGGCAGCGAGGTCCGGTTTGCCGAGATTGCCCGGCGCTGGCTGGCGCAGGGCGTGGAGCTTAAGATGCTGCTGCCCCGGCGCGAGATTGGCGTGCTGGAGTCCCAGGGCGTGACCGCCGCGTGGCAGGTGCATTGGGAGCCGTTTACCAGTGAATCGGACCGCTTGTGGAACGTGCTGGCCGTGTATCTGTGGCGCATCCTGACCTGCCCCTTTGCCCGCTATCCCAAGGGTGTGGACGCGGTCTATGCGCCGTCGGATTTCCTGTTCGATCTGCTGCCGGCCTTGTTGTGCCGCTGGAGGAATCCGGCCGCGCGGCTGGTGGTGTGCGTGTTTTTGATCGCCCCGAATCCGTTCAAGGGCTATGAGAACGTTTTCGGGGGCAAGTGGAAGCTGCCTTCGATTCGCGGGGTTTTGTATTATTTGGCCCAGTGGATGAGCGTATGGCTGGCCAAGCGGTTCGGGGCCGCCATGCTGGTGCTCAATTCGCTGGACAAGGACTCGCTGGTGGCTATGGGGGCCGAGGCAGGGCGCGTCCATGTGGTGACCATGGGCGTGGACATGGCTTTTTTCGATGGCGTGAAGGCTGCTGCGGACACGCCGGTCTACGACGGCATCTTTTTGGGGCGGCTGCATCCGCAAAAGGGATT encodes the following:
- a CDS encoding glycosyltransferase family 4 protein, yielding MRIFVPAMGRVNTKNRDGSEVRFAEIARRWLAQGVELKMLLPRREIGVLESQGVTAAWQVHWEPFTSESDRLWNVLAVYLWRILTCPFARYPKGVDAVYAPSDFLFDLLPALLCRWRNPAARLVVCVFLIAPNPFKGYENVFGGKWKLPSIRGVLYYLAQWMSVWLAKRFGAAMLVLNSLDKDSLVAMGAEAGRVHVVTMGVDMAFFDGVKAAADTPVYDGIFLGRLHPQKGLYDLVRIWRRVCDVRPGSRLGVIGGGSDWWFGKLKQEVAAAGLTGSVDLLGFRQGEDKVRLLKAADCFLMPSHYESFGQVAVEAMASGLPVVAYDLPIYREIFPTGMVKTELEDEATFAAEVLALLDDPARRERAVAEARERAATFDWAAIAEREMGFVTGR